In the genome of Ignavibacteriota bacterium, one region contains:
- a CDS encoding flippase-like domain-containing protein, whose amino-acid sequence MKNKFLSNFIKITFTVALAIYAFYKSGLFDADGQEKFLGLLSNVRVGYLIFSILLAFFLNLSSAIKWNMLLNSRGVFVKLWRIYAFYSIGKFFNLILPTSLGGDVVRIYQLGQYTGKKHTAAASVIVERFSGLIVLMIMAVIAVIININVFNQLWLSIALLSGSIFLGIIVWIIFSQSVFDFFYNIIGRKIKIVGKIFNKIQKIRQMIIEFKSDKKAMVWALINSLIFQLLAVVNVWISAKAFNDELSFITSLIAVPVILFIMNIPFSIGGIGLMEFGYVFTLPLFGISTALSISTALLIRFKSILDALIGGIFYLFLKNNKSIVDEISKEQIT is encoded by the coding sequence TTGAAAAATAAATTCTTATCTAATTTTATTAAAATAACTTTTACTGTTGCATTAGCTATTTATGCATTTTATAAATCAGGCCTTTTTGATGCTGATGGACAGGAAAAATTTCTGGGACTATTATCAAATGTTAGGGTAGGTTATTTAATTTTTTCAATTTTATTGGCTTTTTTTCTAAATCTGTCAAGTGCAATAAAATGGAATATGCTTTTAAATTCACGAGGTGTTTTTGTAAAATTATGGCGTATTTATGCGTTTTATAGCATTGGAAAATTTTTTAATTTAATTTTACCAACTAGTCTTGGCGGAGATGTTGTTAGAATTTATCAATTAGGACAATATACTGGTAAAAAACATACAGCTGCGGCTTCAGTTATTGTTGAAAGATTTTCAGGATTGATAGTATTGATGATTATGGCTGTTATTGCGGTTATTATTAATATTAATGTTTTTAATCAATTGTGGTTATCAATTGCATTATTGTCAGGTTCCATATTTTTAGGTATAATTGTTTGGATAATTTTTTCCCAATCGGTTTTTGATTTCTTTTATAATATTATTGGCAGAAAAATAAAGATTGTTGGTAAAATTTTTAATAAAATTCAAAAAATACGCCAGATGATTATTGAATTTAAATCAGATAAGAAAGCTATGGTTTGGGCTTTAATAAATTCATTGATATTTCAGTTATTGGCGGTTGTTAACGTTTGGATTTCTGCAAAAGCTTTTAATGATGAGTTGAGCTTTATTACAAGTTTGATTGCCGTACCCGTAATATTGTTTATAATGAATATTCCATTTTCGATTGGCGGAATTGGATTAATGGAATTTGGTTATGTTTTTACACTACCGCTTTTTGGTATTTCAACAGCATTGTCAATTTCAACAGCATTGTTAATAAGATTTAAAAGTATTTTAGATGCTTTAATTGGTGGAATATTTTACTTGTTCTTAAAGAATAACAAGTCAATTGTAGATGAAATTTCTAAAGAACAAATAACTTAA
- a CDS encoding immunoglobulin domain-containing protein, translated as MKSLFNIILFFILANISFAQSIKLISPNGNEKLIEGQRYGITWNSEKIEKVNIYYSTNLNAQWIKIAENINAELGHFSWKVPYLSSKQIKIKVSDYNNQNVNASSDNYIELSNEGKYSFLKKSTGEPIKILPLGNSITFDNRKNDTRAVEDKIGYRYPLYLLLKDAGYNFEFIGSEHAGSNYFPEEGFDANAGFPGIYDNELNNLLATGIVHLSLNGRLDTLTEGPYLDTYSPDIILLHIGTNGNDVAGGTSAVDIENILDKIDDYESSSGKSVKVFLARIIDRVPNQTYVTTLNNNIQTMALDRINNPLNDAYPDNITIVNMQSISGFDYTISPDPNGSPGDMNDLLHPNDKGYVKIANTWFNAIKGYLGDPIKITKQPQTVAAIEGNSVQFKVIIEGSQPISYQWKKNGLDINGETNSTLIIDNIQHSESGNYYSCLISNNAGSVETDKAKLYVTESNKRVTYGEILHYDFNESSGIKIHDVAIPNDSLNLIINNNSSILWQPKNIDNYGHSEINTPNSATKLFDSLVSADEMTLEIWLHAKNNIAQNLSRIVSFSENKNDLNFSLIQNQYQYEFKLRTSQTNNEGLSLLSNSLQSSLDKITHLVFTFDNNDTVKLFINGNLISKTKIEGDFSNWNSEYKFAIANELNEDLPWLGSYFLLSIYNRALSGTEIYHNYTLGVDNINKNIIAPTNLAGSLISGNKIVLNWIDNSNIEDGYIVRRKRNNSLFEIVSTLGASQQTYIDNSITDGQNYVYTVSAFNSLGESLNSNLKSLSTELIGPTELTGFINESNAVELNWVDNTENELGYIIEAKANHPDSLFHVIDTVGINTIKYIDDATKNFSPYIYRVMGYSEVSFSNYSNELQINVVGINLYEAEIPIEFELKQNYPNPFNPSTTIEFSIPQTSHTKLFLTNILGEKVLDLLDEEKKTGKYSILLKGQGLSSGIYFYILEAEGLESPKHFKSARKMILLN; from the coding sequence ATGAAATCCCTTTTTAATATCATCCTATTTTTTATTTTAGCCAATATATCATTTGCGCAATCAATTAAGTTAATTTCTCCTAATGGAAATGAAAAATTAATTGAAGGACAAAGATACGGCATTACTTGGAATTCCGAAAAAATAGAAAAAGTTAATATTTATTATTCAACTAATTTAAATGCGCAATGGATAAAAATTGCTGAAAATATAAATGCAGAATTAGGTCATTTCAGTTGGAAAGTTCCATATTTATCTTCCAAACAAATAAAAATAAAAGTATCTGATTATAACAACCAAAATGTAAATGCAAGTTCTGATAATTATATCGAATTAAGTAATGAAGGAAAGTACTCATTCCTTAAAAAATCAACCGGCGAACCAATAAAAATTCTTCCTTTAGGCAATTCAATTACTTTTGATAATAGAAAAAATGATACTAGAGCTGTTGAGGACAAAATTGGTTATAGATATCCGCTCTATCTTTTACTTAAAGATGCAGGCTATAATTTTGAATTTATTGGTAGTGAACATGCCGGAAGCAATTATTTCCCAGAAGAAGGATTTGATGCAAATGCCGGATTTCCGGGAATTTATGACAATGAGCTTAATAATCTTTTAGCGACAGGAATAGTTCATCTTTCATTAAATGGCAGATTAGACACTTTAACTGAAGGTCCGTATTTAGATACTTATTCACCTGATATTATTTTACTGCATATTGGGACAAATGGAAACGATGTTGCCGGTGGAACAAGCGCTGTTGATATTGAAAATATTTTAGATAAAATTGATGATTATGAATCTTCTAGCGGAAAAAGCGTAAAAGTATTTCTTGCAAGGATCATTGATAGAGTCCCAAATCAAACTTATGTAACTACCTTAAATAATAATATTCAGACAATGGCATTAGATCGTATAAATAATCCTTTGAATGATGCTTATCCGGATAATATTACAATTGTAAATATGCAAAGTATTTCGGGATTTGATTACACAATTAGTCCCGACCCAAATGGCAGTCCCGGTGATATGAATGACTTATTACACCCGAACGATAAAGGTTATGTAAAAATTGCGAATACTTGGTTTAATGCGATTAAAGGATATTTAGGAGATCCAATAAAAATTACAAAACAGCCGCAAACAGTTGCTGCAATTGAAGGGAATAGCGTTCAGTTTAAAGTTATAATTGAAGGATCACAACCGATTTCCTATCAATGGAAAAAAAATGGTTTAGACATAAATGGAGAAACAAACTCGACTTTGATTATTGATAATATTCAGCACTCTGAAAGTGGTAATTACTATTCATGTCTTATTTCAAATAATGCAGGTTCCGTAGAAACTGATAAAGCAAAATTATATGTTACGGAAAGTAATAAGCGAGTTACATATGGAGAAATTTTACATTATGATTTTAATGAAAGCTCCGGTATAAAAATTCATGATGTGGCTATTCCAAATGATTCTCTTAACCTAATTATAAATAATAATAGCAGTATTTTATGGCAGCCAAAGAATATTGATAATTATGGTCACTCAGAAATTAACACTCCGAATTCTGCAACCAAATTATTTGATTCATTGGTAAGTGCTGATGAAATGACTCTTGAAATTTGGCTGCATGCTAAAAATAATATCGCACAAAATTTATCAAGAATTGTATCTTTTTCTGAAAATAAAAATGATCTTAATTTTTCATTGATTCAAAATCAATATCAGTATGAATTCAAATTAAGAACAAGTCAAACAAATAATGAAGGACTTTCACTTCTTTCAAACAGTTTACAATCAAGTTTAGATAAAATCACTCATCTTGTATTTACTTTTGATAATAATGATACCGTTAAATTATTCATTAACGGCAATCTTATTTCAAAAACAAAAATTGAAGGAGATTTTTCCAATTGGAATTCTGAATATAAATTTGCTATTGCCAATGAACTTAATGAAGATTTACCTTGGTTAGGATCTTATTTTCTTTTATCAATTTATAATCGTGCACTTAGTGGCACGGAAATATATCATAACTACACTTTAGGAGTTGATAATATTAATAAAAATATTATTGCGCCTACAAACTTGGCCGGCTCTTTGATTTCCGGCAATAAAATTGTATTAAATTGGATTGATAATTCAAACATTGAAGACGGTTATATTGTAAGAAGAAAAAGAAATAATTCATTATTTGAAATTGTAAGTACACTTGGAGCGAGCCAACAGACATATATTGATAATTCAATAACTGATGGTCAAAATTACGTATACACAGTAAGCGCATTTAATTCTTTAGGAGAAAGTTTAAATTCTAACCTCAAATCACTTTCAACAGAGTTGATTGGTCCAACAGAGTTGACAGGTTTCATTAATGAAAGCAATGCCGTTGAGTTAAATTGGGTAGATAATACCGAAAATGAATTAGGTTATATTATTGAAGCTAAAGCAAATCACCCAGATTCATTATTTCATGTTATTGATACTGTTGGCATTAACACAATTAAATATATTGATGACGCTACTAAAAATTTTTCTCCATATATCTATAGAGTTATGGGTTATTCAGAAGTTTCATTTTCAAATTATTCAAATGAATTACAAATTAATGTAGTTGGAATAAATCTTTACGAAGCTGAAATACCAATTGAATTTGAATTAAAACAAAATTATCCCAATCCTTTTAATCCTTCGACTACAATAGAATTTTCTATTCCACAAACATCTCATACTAAATTATTTTTAACAAATATTCTTGGTGAAAAAGTACTCGATTTACTTGATGAAGAAAAAAAGACCGGTAAGTATAGCATCCTTTTAAAAGGACAAGGTTTAAGTTCGGGTATTTACTTTTATATTTTAGAAGCCGAAGGTTTGGAATCACCAAAGCATTTTAAATCTGCAAGAAAAATGATTTTGTTAAATTAA